The Pandoraea apista genomic interval TACTCGACTCGCCCGGTCACGACATAGCGCGGTGCGGCGAAAATGCGCTTGCCCGCGACGCTCGGATCGTCGACATCCACGGCCTTCGTGTTGAGCAGCAGCACGCCGCCCATCACGCGCCAGTCGCGCGCGAGACGCACCCAGCCGCTCGCGTCCAGTCCCTGGAAGCGCTGCGTGCCGTCCTGCACGTAGTAGTTTGCCTGGTTGGTGTAGCCATAACCGCGCTCGACGCGGAACAGCGCGAGATTCGCCCCCCATGTCTGTTTGTCAGCCTTCCAGCCCACCTCGTACTGCTTGCTGGTGAGCGGCCCGAAGGTCTGCGGAAAGTTGACGTTGGTGATGCTCGCCGAACCGCCCGGCTCCAGCGACTCGACGTAGCTGACATACGCCGTCGAATCGTTGTCGGTCTTGTACATCAGTGCGACAGTCGGCGAGACGGGTTTTGCGCGATACGACGTGCTGGTCTGACCGGAAATGTCGTACAGGTCGTCATTGAACTGGGTGTACCGCAGGCCGGCCAGCAGCGAAATGCGCGAGGTGATGCCAATCGTGTCGCTGGCATAGATCGCCCGTTGCGAGATCTTCTCGCTGCGGTACGGCTGGTAGTTCAGTCCGAAGTCTTGATTCGGCAGCAGCGACGGGTTGTAAATATTGCTTGTGCCGAGCGAAATCCCGTTGCCGCCGTCGCCGTTATCGTTGAGCTTGACCTGGCTCTGATAGGCCACCCCGAATACCACGTCGTGCTTGAGCGGGCCGGTGGTGAACTTGCCCTGCATCATGGCGTCCCACGCCTGGTAGTAATAGGCGGTCTTCCATTTGTACTGCGTGTCGGCGTAATCTCCCGCCGCATTGAGTACGGAGAGGAAACTGTCACCGTTCAAACGATTCTGACGTGCGAAGCGGTACTTGAAGTTCGCCTTCCACTGATCGTTGATGCGATAGTCGAGTGACGTGCCGGCCGTCAACGAGTCGGTTTCGTAATACGTGAACGGTTGGGCGAGATTGCGCGCGACCTTGTTCGCGTCGGGCACCGCACCCGCACCGTTGAAGTTCATGCCGAACAGGGTGCCGGTCGTCTGGCGTTTCCAGTACGCCACGTCGGCCGTCCATGTCAGATCGGGCGTGATACGAAAGTCCGTGGCAAACGAGATCGTCTTGCGACGCACGTGATTGTTCGGCTCGGCGGTGTTGCCTTCCTCGTTCACGAGGTTCAGACGATAGCCGAAGCGATCGTCGGGACCGAAGCGTCCGCCGAGATCGAGCTTCTCGCTCCACACATTGCTCGCTTCATAGCCCACCGAAAACTGACGCAGCGGCTCGTCGGTCGGTCGCTTGAGCACATAATTCACGATCCCGCCCGGCGCGCCGAAACCGTACATGAAGCCGGACAGACCTTTGAGCAGTTCCACTTGTTCGAACGGTTCGAGCGGAATGTCGGCCTGCCACGAGACAAAGTTCTGACCGTCGACCTTGGTACCGTCGAGCATATCCACGCGCATGCCGCGCACGGCGAAATACGAGTTCTCGTTGCGCTTGTTTTCCGAGAGCGTAGTGACGGCCGGGTCGTATTTGAATGCGTCCGTAGCGGTCTGGGCCATCTGGTTCTTGATCTGCTCGCTGTTCACGGCGACGACCGAGAATGGCGTGTCGACGGCGCGTCGCGTGCCCAATGCGCCGCTCGACACCCGCTCGACCTTGATGTCGTCGTCGCGGCCTGCCGACACCGTGGTGGCGGGCAGTGCAGCGGTACCCTGCGATGCGTTCGCAGCCGGTTGTGCGTCGGCAGTCTGCGACACTTGCTGCGCATGGACGCTGCCCGAGGCGAGCGTCAGCGAAGCGGCGCAGATCGCGAACACGCTGGCCACGGCCCGCGACATCGAGGAC includes:
- a CDS encoding TonB-dependent siderophore receptor, with the translated sequence MLPHRPLAGRGLARTRAAHDLTPRLASPLSPSSMSRAVASVFAICAASLTLASGSVHAQQVSQTADAQPAANASQGTAALPATTVSAGRDDDIKVERVSSGALGTRRAVDTPFSVVAVNSEQIKNQMAQTATDAFKYDPAVTTLSENKRNENSYFAVRGMRVDMLDGTKVDGQNFVSWQADIPLEPFEQVELLKGLSGFMYGFGAPGGIVNYVLKRPTDEPLRQFSVGYEASNVWSEKLDLGGRFGPDDRFGYRLNLVNEEGNTAEPNNHVRRKTISFATDFRITPDLTWTADVAYWKRQTTGTLFGMNFNGAGAVPDANKVARNLAQPFTYYETDSLTAGTSLDYRINDQWKANFKYRFARQNRLNGDSFLSVLNAAGDYADTQYKWKTAYYYQAWDAMMQGKFTTGPLKHDVVFGVAYQSQVKLNDNGDGGNGISLGTSNIYNPSLLPNQDFGLNYQPYRSEKISQRAIYASDTIGITSRISLLAGLRYTQFNDDLYDISGQTSTSYRAKPVSPTVALMYKTDNDSTAYVSYVESLEPGGSASITNVNFPQTFGPLTSKQYEVGWKADKQTWGANLALFRVERGYGYTNQANYYVQDGTQRFQGLDASGWVRLARDWRVMGGVLLLNTKAVDVDDPSVAGKRIFAAPRYVVTGRVEYDTPFVRGLTLAAGVKVTGQQEVDAANTLSIPAYTTIDLSAKYATRIAGKSVVLRAAINNLTDKHYWTTTYNGFVLPGSTRTFLASATMDF